The stretch of DNA TGGCTGCCTTGGCGACGGATGCCGAGATTGACTTTGCAGCGCTGCGGGACCTGCTCGAGACCGAGGATTCCGCACTGAGCAAGGCCATCACGCACCTCAAGGCGGCAGGCTATCTCGACGTGCGGAAGGGCTACGTTTCCACCCGCCCGCGCACCTGGCTTCGGGCGACCGCGACAGGCAAGGCCGCGATGCGCATCCATGTCGCCGCGCTGCAGGCCATCGCGAACGGCGCGACAGCGTTGTGAGAGCTCCAAACGGAGGCTACGCGCCCCACTCTTTTTGAGGAATCTTCCCGTAGCGCGTGGGTGGTGCGGGAATAGAGTGCGGCCCGTCGCGCGTTGTATCTGCCATGCCATTACAGGGAGAATATGCGCCGAGTACTGCCGAGTGGGCGCGCAAGCAGGCCGAATTATTCGAGAGTTCCGGCGGGCAGGAGGCGAACGAGCTGCGCTCCAAGCCGATCATCGTCTTAACCACCCGGGGCGCCAAGACCGGGGCACTGCGTAAAACCGCGCTGATGCGAGTGGAGCACGAGGGTCGGTACGCCGTCATCGCCTCCAAGGGAGGAACCCCCGAGAATCCGGCCTGGTACTTCAACATGGTGGCCGAGCCCCACGTTCTGCTGCAAGACGGAGACGTCACACTCGACTATCTCGCCCACGAAACGCTCGGTGCCGAGCGGGATGAATGGTGGGCGCGGGCTGTCGCAGCGTGGCCCGACTATGCCGACTACCAGCTGAAGACCGACCGTCGGATCCCGGTCTTCCTGTTGGAGCCGCTGGCATAAGAACCGCGAACGGCCACTCCCTCTACCCCCGAATAGGTGCAGACGGGCGTTGTACTTGTAGTCTGTGGGGGCGCGGGTCGCGCGGGGGCACTGCTCTCAGTCATATTCAGAGCAGTAGGGGGACTTCGACGGTGTTCGAAACCAGTTTTACTCAGGTACGTCCACAAGCGCCCATTCGCCGCGTCGCCGGCCGCGTCACCGCAGCAGTGACCGTTGCGCTCCTGCTCGGCACGGGCCAGCTGGTGCTCGCTGCCCCCGCTTCGGCCGCCACCGGCACCGTCGTCATCGATGGGATCACCTTCGAGGCTGACAGCGAGAGTGTCGCAGCCGGTGCCGCGGCCGTCGGCTATGCCGGTCCTGCCAGCGTCACCATCCCAGCCAGCGTCACAATTGACGGCCAGGATTACGCCGTCACGACGATCGGAGAGGGTGCGTTCGCCGACGCAGGGCTCACCGCAGTCACCCTCCCCGCTTCCCTGACGGCAATCGGTGCGGGCGCTTTCCAGACCAACCGCCTCACCGCGCTGACCATCCCCAATGCGGTCACCGAGATCGGCGCATCCGCATTTTTCACGAACCGGCTCTCCACGCTCAGCCTCGGCAGCTCCGTCACCCACATCGGCGTGTCGGCATTCGCCTGGAATTCTCTTCGTGACGTCATCATTCCCGCCTCGGTCACCTCAATCGAAGGAAACGGCTTCGGCGAAAACTTCTCCGCCGATTACCTCGACTATCCGGATCTGGTGGCCGGGATCGGTACATCCTTCCCGCCGCAATCGTTGACGAGAGCCTCTTTTCTCGGCCTTCCGCCGACGACATTCGTCGGGTACGGCGGATATGACACTCTGAGCCTGCCGCGCGAAGAGCGCCCGTCACTCGGCATCAATGTCTGGATCAAGCACTACTCTCACTTCACCGATGCCCCGGGGAGCCCCGGATTCACGAAGCCGAAGTGGTCCGATTACATCGCGGAAGAGTTCCCGACGGTGAGCTTCGAGATGAACGGCCACGGCGCTCAGGTTCCCGAGCAGAACATAGCCCCCCAGCAGCTCGTGACCGAACCGCCCGTGCCGACAGCCGACGGATGGAATTTCACGGGCTGGTTCGACGACGCCGAGCTGCTCGTTCCGGCCAACTTCAGCAACGATTCAACCATCAACCCCACCATCTTCCATGCCGGCTGGAGGCCGGTCACGGAGTCCAGCGTCCTCGACGGATTCATCTCGGTGATCGACCCGAACGATCTGACCGCGGGCGCCAGTGTGATCGGCTACCGAGGTAGCGCGCTCGACCTGGCGATCCCGGCCACCGTCACGATCAACGGAACGAGTTTCCCGGTCACCGCGATCGGAGACTTCGCCTTCTTTCTCAAGGGTCTGACCGCGGTCACCATTCCGGCGCAGGTCACGGTCATCAAGCAATACGCTTTCGCGGACAATCAGCTCACCTCGATTACGATCCCGACCGGCGTGACGTCAATCGGCGACCTGGCGTTTTATTTCAACCGGTTGTCTGTGGTGAGCATCCCCGACGGTGTCACCTCCATCGGCGAGGGGGTGTTCTATTACAACCGATTGACGTCTGTGACTATCCCCGACTCCGTCACCAGCATCGGCGGCAGCGCTTTTACGTTGAACCGGTTGACGAGCGTCTCGCTTGGCAACTCGGTGACAGCCATCGGCGATTACGCTTTCTCTCATAATTCGCTCGTCGAGGTCACCATTCCGGCATCCGTCATCACAATCGGAGACAACGCTTTCGGCGACAATTTCGATATTGACTACCTCGACTACATCGAGGACGGGGACAACCAACCGACCGCGTCGGATACGCCGTCGACACTCACCCTGGTGAGATTCCTCGGCGCCCCACCCACGGAGTTCGTCGCGGCCCCGGCCACGGACGATTCCTCGCCGTCGCTCGGTTCCGAGCTGGGCCTCACGGTACGCTTCCCCATCGAATTCTCTGACACTCCTGAGACACCGGGCTATACCTCGCCCACCTGGCGTGGCTACATGGCTGCGGCGTTTGCAACGGTGAGCTTTGTGATGGGTGGCCACGGTGCTCCGATCGCGGCTCGTATGGTCGACTACGGCACACCGACGACAGCACCGGCTGCACCGACCGCATCCGGTTTCACCTTCACCGGCTGGTTCACCGCTGCCAACCTGAAGACCCCGTTCAACTTCGGGGCACCGATCACCGCGACCACCACGGTCTACGCCGGCTGGAAGGCCAACGCCGTCACGCCGCCGGCTCCATGGAAACCGACCATGAAGCGCATCTCGGGCACCGACCGCTACGCGACCTCGGTCGCACTGTCGAAGGCCGGCTTCGCCAAGACCGCCCCGGTCGTCTACATCGCCACCGGCACCAACTACCCCGACGCCCTCGGCGCAGCCCCGGCCGCAACCAAGGAAGGCGGACCCCTGCTCCTCACCCCGCCGGCCGCACTTCCCGCCGTCGTGAAAACCGAGATCTCACGGTTGAAGCCCGGCAAGATCATCGTCGTCGGCGGCACCGCCGCCGTCTCGGACACCGTACTGGCCGAGCTGAAGCAACTCGCCCCCACCGTGAAACGTGTGGCCGGTTCCGACCGCTTCGACACCGCCCGACAGGTCGTCACGCAGGCATTTGGCAGTTCGGTCGCGTCCGCGTACCTCGCGACAGGACTGAACTACCCCGACGCACTGTCGGCATCCGCCGCAGCGGGCGCCAACGGCATCCCCGTTCTACTCGTCAACGGCGGCGCGACCAGCGCCGACACGGCAACCAAGACCCTGTTGACGAAACTCAACGTGAAGAACGTGACGGTCGTCGGCGGAAAAGCCGCCGTCTCTAACGAGATCGTCTCCTCGCTGAAGAGCATCGGAAAGGTCACCCGAATCTCAGGCACCGACCGATTCGACACCTCACAGAAAGTCAACAAAGCAGCGTTCACCACGATCAAGAGCGCCTACCTCGCCACCGGCTTCCAGTTCCCCGACGCCCTCGCCGGCGCCGCACTGGCCGGAGCGAAGGGAGCACCGCTCTACGTCGTGCAACCCACCTGCATCCCCGCCGGCATCCACACCGATCTGACGTCATTCACACCGACCACGATCACCCTCATCGGCGGCACATCAGCGCTCTCAGACACCGTCCTCAAGCGAGGCCGCTGCTAACACATCCGCCGAGCGCGATCCTTGCGCTCGGCGGCATGCTCACGACCGTTCCGTGCGCCAGGGCATCCGCCGCGCGTTGCCTCCGATTTTGCCCATCACACGGGGCAGGAACATCGTAAAAAACGCGCACGCCACTCCTCGGAGATAGACACGCGGTGGACACCGTTCCCACCCTCATTCAGTAATTGGAGTTCACGAGTGAACGAGACCGGCATCGTTTGGCCATGCCCGCAGAGCCGCATTCGCAATCACGCAACCCGGCTTGTCGCCGCGCTTGTCGTTGTACTGCTGCTCTGCAGCGGGCAGCTGATCGCCGCGGAGCCGGCCTCGGCGGCCGTATGTACTCAGATTGAAGATCCCGCCTACCCCAACCTGTGCTTTTACCGTTCAGGCGGCGGGGCAGGGATCCTGCAGGGCACAACTCCCCCACCGCAGAACGGCCCGCTGAATCTTCCGGATACCGCGTTCGTCGAGGGGTCGCAGAAGGACATCATTCACGTCGCCGGTTCCGGGTTCGTCGGCCTCAAGTACACCACGCTCAAACTGCCCGCGCGTCTGCAATTGGTCGGAGGACACGCCTTCAACGGCAGTGGCCTTATGAGCGTGACGATGCCCAATTCGGTGACTCAACTCCAGGCCCGATCTTTCGCAAACAACAGACTGACATCGGTGACGCTGTCCGAGTCCATGAGCTATCTGGCCGATAGCGTTTTCGCGGGCAACCCAACGCTCAACGATGTGACGTTCACGGGGCCCCCGCCTTCGACGGGTGATTTCTCCCCTGCAGCCGCCAATGGCTCGCTCGGTCCCAATGCCGACATCACCGTGTACTACCCGTGGAGATATGAAGACAAACGTTACGGTGGCGGGTTCACCGTTGGAAAGTGGCGAGGCTACAGGTCCCAGGCCGTCGCCAGAATGACCTTCAACATGAACGGTCACGGCACTCCGCCCTCCGTCCCCGACGTCGTGATAAACCAGATGTCCATGGTTCCGTCAGTACCCACGTCAGTCGGCTATACGTTCACCAATTGGTATTCGGATGTCGGCCTCACCAGTGTGTTCGCGTTCTCTTCGACTCCCGTCACCGGCGACACCACCCTCTACGCGAAGTGGACGCTCAACACACACACCATCACCTTCGACAGCAACGGCGGCACCACCCTCACCCCCGCCACCGTCGACCACAACAGCACCGCCACCAAACCAGCCGACCCGACCAAAACCGACCACACCTTCGCCGGCTGGTTCACCGACACCGAGCACACCTCACCCTTCGCCTTCAGCACCACCCCAATCACCGCAAACACCACCCTCTACGCGAAGTGGACGCTCAACACACACACCATCACCTTCGACAGCAACGGCGGCACCACCCTCACCCCCGCCACCGTCGACCACAACAGCACCGCCACCAAACCAGCCGACCCGACCAAAACCGACCACACCTTCGCCGGCTGGTTCACCGACACCGAGCACACCTCACCCTTCGCCTTCAGCACCACCCCAATCACCGCAAACACCACCCTCTACGCGAAGTGGACGCTCAACACACACACCATCACCTTCGACAGCAACGGCGGCACCACCCTCACCCCCGCCACCGTCGACCACAACAGCACCGCCACCAAACCAGCCGACCCGACCAAAACCGACCACACCTTCGCCGGCTGGTTCACCGACACCGAGCACACCTCACCCTTCGCCTTCAGCACCACCCCAATCACCGCAAACACCACCCTCTACGCGAAGTGGACGCTCAACACACACACCATCACCTTCGACAGCAACGGCGGCACCACCCTCACCCCCGCCACCGTCGACCACAACAGCACCGCCACCAAACCAGCCGACCCGACCAAAACCGACCACACCTTCGCCGGCTGGTTCACCGACACCGAGCACACCTCACCCTTCGCCTTCAGCACCACCCCAATCACCGCAAACACCACCCTCTACGCGAAGTGGACGCTCAACACACACACCATCACCTTCGACAGCAACGGCGGCACCACCCTCACCCCCGCCACCGTCGACCACAACAGCACCGCCACCAAACCAGCCGACCCGACCAAAACCGACCACACCTTCGCCGGCTGGTTCACCGACACCGAGCACACCTCACCCTTCGCCTTCAGCACCACCCCAATCACCGCAAACACCACCCTCTACGCGAAGTGGACGCTCAACACACACACCATCACCTTCGACAGCAACGGCGGCACCACCCTCACCCCCGCCACCGTCGACCACAACAGCACCGCCACCAAACCAGCCGACCCGACCAAAACCGACCACACCTTCGCCGGCTGGTTCACCGACACCGATCTCAGTACGCCTTTCCTCTTCGACAGCAAGATAGAGACCGACACGACGGTCTACGCAGGCTGGACCGCCGTTCCCCCGACGCCGGACGCCGTCGTGGTGAAACTCGTGCTTGGCGAGCACGGCAGCAACACCCACATCATCATCGCCATCGGCGAACTCCTCCGCCCGCCCACCGCACCCATCGCAATTGGCTTCACCTTCACTGGTTGGTTCGCGGATGCCGCACTTACGATTCCGTTCGACTTCTCCAAACCGATCACCGCCGAGGCCACGATTTACGCCGGATGGCAGGCAGACGCTGTCACGCCGAAGCCGCCGGTCACTGCCCCAGCTCCAGACGGATCCGGCGACGGATCGGACGGCACACCTGGCGCAGGCACGGGCTCGCAACCCGGCGGCTCAGATCAGGGAAACAACCCCGTGTTGCTGGGCCAGTCAGACAAGCCCGGCACTGCGAGCCACCTCGCCGGTACCGGAAACAGCAGTGCAGGCGCCGCGCTCGCGGCCCTCGCGACTCTCACAATCGGTTGCATGCTCATGCTCGTGCGCCGTCGCATCCGTCGCGTGTAGAAGTAAGCGCTCGACTTTCGCACCGTCAGAGCTTTGGTCCGTGTCTTTGTCCTTCAAAGGGGGGCATTAATTTATAGGACGTCGCGTAGGATTGGTGCGCGCAGTTCACGCGCTGTGGGCACCGTCGCTTCGCCCTGGGCGGCCCCAGCCAGGACGCCACCCTCTGTAACCACGTCGACCCCAGCTTCCCCGTCTTCCCCCGGTGATTGCGTCGGGATCGTGTCGCATCCGGGTAACGGCCACAAAAAGCTCCCCCGAATGAGTGATGGAAAACTCAGCCTGACCGGTAGTGTTTTGATGCGCGGTTCGCGCTTGGGGGCGCGGCTCTCGTTCAGAGACAACGTTGTAGGGGGAAATTCGACCGTGTTCGAAACCGGTTTCACTCATGCGCGCTCGCAGGGGCGCATCCACCGTCTGGCTGGCCGGGCCACCGCGGCTCTGACCGTGACGCTGCTGCTCGGCACCGGGCAGCTCCTGCTGGCCACACCGGCCAGCGCCGATCCGCTCCCCGAGACCTACACCGTGGACATCGACCTGAATGGTCACGGCGACGACTATTCCGTGCAGGTGCCGCGGAGCGAAAGACTCAGTGAACCTGCCGCGCCCAGCGCGCCCGGATGGAACTTCACCGGCTGGTATGACGATGCCGCAGCGACCGAAAAGGCCTACCTTCCTACCGACATCTACGGCGCCGCCACTCTGTACGCCGGCTGGAGGAGCATCACCGAATCCGTGGTCGTCGACGGCCTCGTCCTTGCGGTTGACCCGCTCGATTTCACCAGTGGTGCCAGCGTCGTCCACAACCAGCCGGGGCCGCTCGCCGTGACCATCCCGGCCGCCACAGTGATCAATGGCCAGACATACCCGGTCACCACTGTTGGCGCTGCGGCTTTTCGCAACAATGGGCTGAGCGCAGTCACCCTCCCGAATTCCCTCACCAGCATTGGTTTCATGGCGTTCGCGAGCAACACGCTCACGTCGCTCTCCCTGCCGCCGAGCGTCACCACGATCGGCGCGTACGCCTTCTTGGAGAACAAGATCACCACGCTGAGCCTCGCCGATTCAGTGACACACATCGGAGAGGGTGCTTTTGCCTTCAATGCGCTGACCTCGGTGCGCATTCCGAACGGACTGACCACGATCTTGGGCATCGCATTCGGCTACAACGCCCTCTCAACGGTCACCATTCCCG from Leifsonia psychrotolerans encodes:
- a CDS encoding transcriptional regulator, whose product is MHPRHSLDDALLTPLRFSVMAALATDAEIDFAALRDLLETEDSALSKAITHLKAAGYLDVRKGYVSTRPRTWLRATATGKAAMRIHVAALQAIANGATAL
- a CDS encoding leucine-rich repeat protein, producing MFETSFTQVRPQAPIRRVAGRVTAAVTVALLLGTGQLVLAAPASAATGTVVIDGITFEADSESVAAGAAAVGYAGPASVTIPASVTIDGQDYAVTTIGEGAFADAGLTAVTLPASLTAIGAGAFQTNRLTALTIPNAVTEIGASAFFTNRLSTLSLGSSVTHIGVSAFAWNSLRDVIIPASVTSIEGNGFGENFSADYLDYPDLVAGIGTSFPPQSLTRASFLGLPPTTFVGYGGYDTLSLPREERPSLGINVWIKHYSHFTDAPGSPGFTKPKWSDYIAEEFPTVSFEMNGHGAQVPEQNIAPQQLVTEPPVPTADGWNFTGWFDDAELLVPANFSNDSTINPTIFHAGWRPVTESSVLDGFISVIDPNDLTAGASVIGYRGSALDLAIPATVTINGTSFPVTAIGDFAFFLKGLTAVTIPAQVTVIKQYAFADNQLTSITIPTGVTSIGDLAFYFNRLSVVSIPDGVTSIGEGVFYYNRLTSVTIPDSVTSIGGSAFTLNRLTSVSLGNSVTAIGDYAFSHNSLVEVTIPASVITIGDNAFGDNFDIDYLDYIEDGDNQPTASDTPSTLTLVRFLGAPPTEFVAAPATDDSSPSLGSELGLTVRFPIEFSDTPETPGYTSPTWRGYMAAAFATVSFVMGGHGAPIAARMVDYGTPTTAPAAPTASGFTFTGWFTAANLKTPFNFGAPITATTTVYAGWKANAVTPPAPWKPTMKRISGTDRYATSVALSKAGFAKTAPVVYIATGTNYPDALGAAPAATKEGGPLLLTPPAALPAVVKTEISRLKPGKIIVVGGTAAVSDTVLAELKQLAPTVKRVAGSDRFDTARQVVTQAFGSSVASAYLATGLNYPDALSASAAAGANGIPVLLVNGGATSADTATKTLLTKLNVKNVTVVGGKAAVSNEIVSSLKSIGKVTRISGTDRFDTSQKVNKAAFTTIKSAYLATGFQFPDALAGAALAGAKGAPLYVVQPTCIPAGIHTDLTSFTPTTITLIGGTSALSDTVLKRGRC
- a CDS encoding nitroreductase family deazaflavin-dependent oxidoreductase, translating into MPLQGEYAPSTAEWARKQAELFESSGGQEANELRSKPIIVLTTRGAKTGALRKTALMRVEHEGRYAVIASKGGTPENPAWYFNMVAEPHVLLQDGDVTLDYLAHETLGAERDEWWARAVAAWPDYADYQLKTDRRIPVFLLEPLA
- a CDS encoding InlB B-repeat-containing protein; the protein is MNETGIVWPCPQSRIRNHATRLVAALVVVLLLCSGQLIAAEPASAAVCTQIEDPAYPNLCFYRSGGGAGILQGTTPPPQNGPLNLPDTAFVEGSQKDIIHVAGSGFVGLKYTTLKLPARLQLVGGHAFNGSGLMSVTMPNSVTQLQARSFANNRLTSVTLSESMSYLADSVFAGNPTLNDVTFTGPPPSTGDFSPAAANGSLGPNADITVYYPWRYEDKRYGGGFTVGKWRGYRSQAVARMTFNMNGHGTPPSVPDVVINQMSMVPSVPTSVGYTFTNWYSDVGLTSVFAFSSTPVTGDTTLYAKWTLNTHTITFDSNGGTTLTPATVDHNSTATKPADPTKTDHTFAGWFTDTEHTSPFAFSTTPITANTTLYAKWTLNTHTITFDSNGGTTLTPATVDHNSTATKPADPTKTDHTFAGWFTDTEHTSPFAFSTTPITANTTLYAKWTLNTHTITFDSNGGTTLTPATVDHNSTATKPADPTKTDHTFAGWFTDTEHTSPFAFSTTPITANTTLYAKWTLNTHTITFDSNGGTTLTPATVDHNSTATKPADPTKTDHTFAGWFTDTEHTSPFAFSTTPITANTTLYAKWTLNTHTITFDSNGGTTLTPATVDHNSTATKPADPTKTDHTFAGWFTDTEHTSPFAFSTTPITANTTLYAKWTLNTHTITFDSNGGTTLTPATVDHNSTATKPADPTKTDHTFAGWFTDTDLSTPFLFDSKIETDTTVYAGWTAVPPTPDAVVVKLVLGEHGSNTHIIIAIGELLRPPTAPIAIGFTFTGWFADAALTIPFDFSKPITAEATIYAGWQADAVTPKPPVTAPAPDGSGDGSDGTPGAGTGSQPGGSDQGNNPVLLGQSDKPGTASHLAGTGNSSAGAALAALATLTIGCMLMLVRRRIRRV